A stretch of the Candidatus Berkelbacteria bacterium genome encodes the following:
- a CDS encoding glycosyltransferase — translation MKTRPLKVVLVHEFLTQYGGGERILEQFTQMFPDAPIYTLIYDPLKMKDAFGDRQIISSILQNLPFSKQYYKWHLPLMPWATEHIKLPADVDLVLSDSSAFAKGVNVSKNIPHLCFLHTPTRYLWSVRNEYVRDAPIPFYIRPFVQPVLSWIKRWDYLAAQKPDAYIANSTNVARQMRRYYDRSPEKIIFPFVELKKFALSAKIQDYFLILTRLEPYKRVDLVLEACADLKLPLKVAGNGSMLSEYKTKYRSAPTIEFLGRVSDQALPALYAQARAFIFPGEEDAGITPLEAMAAGRPVIAYGKGGALESILPGITGEFFYEQSAAALKGILNQFDEKRYNQKRIREHVKQFDVSIFTQSVMQIVENLISQQRSKNGS, via the coding sequence GTGAAAACCCGTCCGCTTAAAGTGGTGTTGGTGCATGAATTTTTGACGCAGTATGGTGGCGGAGAACGCATCCTCGAACAATTTACCCAGATGTTTCCCGACGCTCCGATTTATACTCTCATTTACGATCCACTTAAAATGAAAGACGCCTTCGGCGATCGTCAGATCATCTCTTCTATTCTGCAAAATTTGCCGTTCTCAAAACAATACTATAAATGGCATTTGCCCCTCATGCCTTGGGCAACTGAACATATCAAGCTGCCAGCCGATGTCGATTTGGTCCTTTCGGATTCTTCCGCCTTTGCAAAAGGCGTCAATGTTTCTAAAAATATTCCTCACCTTTGCTTTTTACACACTCCAACTCGCTACCTCTGGTCGGTGCGCAATGAGTATGTGAGGGATGCGCCAATTCCATTTTATATTCGCCCATTCGTTCAGCCTGTCTTAAGCTGGATCAAGCGTTGGGATTACCTTGCCGCTCAAAAACCCGATGCCTACATTGCCAATTCCACCAATGTTGCTCGACAAATGCGACGCTATTATGATCGATCGCCTGAAAAAATAATTTTTCCGTTTGTTGAATTGAAAAAATTCGCACTATCGGCAAAAATTCAGGATTATTTTTTGATTTTAACGCGTCTTGAGCCATACAAAAGAGTCGATTTGGTTCTCGAAGCCTGCGCCGACCTCAAGCTTCCTCTTAAAGTCGCGGGCAACGGGAGTATGTTAAGTGAGTATAAGACCAAGTATCGGTCGGCGCCGACAATTGAATTTCTTGGTCGTGTATCGGATCAAGCCTTACCCGCGCTCTACGCCCAGGCACGTGCTTTCATCTTCCCAGGCGAGGAAGATGCGGGCATTACACCTCTTGAAGCAATGGCGGCCGGCCGGCCGGTAATTGCCTATGGAAAAGGCGGGGCGCTTGAATCGATTTTACCCGGCATTACCGGCGAGTTCTTTTATGAACAATCGGCTGCCGCGCTCAAAGGCATCCTCAATCAATTTGACGAAAAGCGGTATAATCAAAAACGAATCCGAGAGCACGTTAAGCAATTCGATGTTTCGATCTTTACTCAATCTGTTATGCAGATAGTAGA
- a CDS encoding sugar transferase, whose product MKRSELFFSVLLIPLDAVMVLSAFLFAYFLRTQNEVIYILSLPEYLTFILTLLPIWILIYALEGLYSAESGRRGLDEFADIFLGTSLGALLFTAAIFVTDTRIGSRVILLYAYLLSLLFVIFGRSILNWIRRALYKYNVGVHRVIVIGANDLAYQIVREITVNTRLGYVYLGHIAIAEHTHSQTTPLGKCLGAFEDSERILDHYQPDELIIATTRIHDKEMLKLLALTNQKRIDLRLTPNIVGVHTTNFSYQTMAGIPIIEVLRTPLQGWGRVAKRIFDFIGSLFVLIFVSPIMLLTALAVKITSPGPIIYRNTRVGQDKQHFETYKFRTMRIEYCTGDSYGGKQALQYESQLIQKQNSRKGAVYKVANDPRLTPIGEFLRTTSLDEFPQFFNVFFGTMSLVGPRPHQPREVALYQPWQEKLFTIKPGITGLAQISGRSDLDFDDEARLDIGYIERWSFWQDLIILLRTPMSLLRSRTRKAA is encoded by the coding sequence ATGAAACGATCAGAGCTCTTTTTTAGTGTTCTTCTTATTCCGCTCGATGCCGTCATGGTTTTGAGCGCTTTTCTGTTTGCTTACTTTTTGCGTACACAAAATGAAGTAATCTACATTTTATCTTTACCCGAATATCTAACTTTCATTTTGACACTCTTGCCAATTTGGATTCTAATTTATGCTCTCGAAGGGCTTTATTCGGCCGAGAGCGGACGGCGGGGTCTGGATGAATTTGCGGACATCTTTTTAGGCACGTCGCTTGGAGCTTTACTTTTTACGGCCGCGATTTTTGTCACCGATACCCGGATCGGCTCGCGAGTTATTCTTTTATATGCCTACCTCTTATCGCTTCTTTTTGTAATCTTTGGCCGTTCGATCTTAAACTGGATTCGCAGAGCTCTTTATAAATATAACGTTGGCGTGCATCGCGTGATTGTAATTGGCGCAAATGATTTAGCCTATCAGATCGTTCGAGAAATCACTGTCAATACGCGTTTAGGTTACGTCTATTTGGGGCACATTGCGATTGCCGAACACACTCACTCGCAAACTACACCACTCGGTAAATGCCTCGGCGCATTCGAGGATTCAGAACGCATCCTTGACCACTATCAACCCGACGAACTAATCATCGCGACGACACGTATTCACGATAAAGAGATGTTGAAATTGCTAGCATTAACAAACCAAAAAAGAATTGATCTTCGCCTCACGCCTAATATCGTTGGCGTGCACACGACAAATTTTAGTTATCAAACAATGGCAGGCATCCCAATTATTGAGGTCTTACGCACACCACTTCAAGGGTGGGGTAGGGTTGCGAAGCGCATTTTTGACTTTATCGGCTCCTTGTTCGTGTTAATTTTTGTCTCACCAATCATGTTGTTGACCGCACTCGCAGTCAAAATCACCTCCCCCGGACCGATTATTTATCGAAATACGCGGGTTGGTCAGGATAAACAGCATTTTGAAACCTATAAGTTTCGAACAATGCGTATCGAGTATTGCACTGGCGACAGTTATGGCGGCAAACAGGCGCTTCAATATGAAAGCCAACTTATCCAAAAACAAAACAGTCGCAAAGGCGCTGTGTATAAGGTTGCCAATGATCCACGCTTGACCCCGATTGGAGAATTTTTACGCACAACCAGCCTTGATGAGTTTCCGCAGTTCTTTAATGTTTTCTTTGGCACGATGAGCTTGGTCGGCCCGCGCCCGCATCAACCGCGTGAAGTTGCTCTGTATCAGCCTTGGCAAGAAAAGCTCTTTACTATTAAACCCGGCATTACCGGGCTTGCACAAATTTCCGGTCGTTCAGATTTGGATTTCGATGATGAGGCACGGCTTGATATTGGCTACATTGAGCGCTGGTCTTTTTGGCAAGACCTAATTATTCTTTTGCGCACTCCGATGTCGCTTTTGCGTTCACGCACAAGGAAAGCGGCGTGA
- the uvrA gene encoding excinuclease ABC subunit UvrA, with product MINPQNPTPNDSIVVQGARVHNLQNIHVRIPRNKITVITGLSGSGKSSLAFDTIYAEGQRRYVESLSSYAKHLFGTLEKPDVDLISGLVPAIAIDQKNTTRSPRSTVGTMSEIYDYLRLLFTRLGKANCPTCLAELKKIILPESNKPGLNCLNCQKNFPELTLGLFSFNNPQGACHECRGLGQRSELDLERILPNPRLTLEEGAIRPWVRLSNNGQGIEKVLKQIKITTHIPVNAPVGNLTVLQRQTLLFGDGQDFPGIIQIINERYMNTDSAYVRTEIEKYMVKRLCPTCKGQRLKNEALCVRVGGLTINQVAQLTISETLKFFQNLIPTLNQTEQVLAENILREMNLRLQYLTKVGLGYLTLDRGAETLAGGEAQRIRLATQLGSGLTGVLYVLDEPSIGLHPQDINLLIQILKELRDLGNTLIIVEHDEQIIRAADYLIDIGPGAGKEGGQLVAEGKPDDFLVSKNSLTAQYLRGEKMIKIPTKRQVKTSAYLEIIGAKNFNLKDITVKVPLKALICVTGVSGSGKSTLVQDTLAVALAKHYHRALAEPGIHQKITGLENLNKVISVDQSPIGRTPRSNPATYTNVFGAIRDLFVSTELAQKRRISAGHFSFNVRGGRCEVCRGEGSIRHEMHFLPDVYVVCETCRGTRFKQEILDVLYRGRNIAEVLTMTVKTACDFFADQPTIAGKLDVLAAVGLGYLILGQPATTLSGGEAQRIKLATELARHSSGSTLYILDEPTTGLHFEDIALLLRVLQALVDKGNTVLVIEHNLDVIKCADWVIDLGPGGGAMGGQIVAEGTPKQLSKNKASITGKYLSDILGVL from the coding sequence ATGATTAACCCCCAAAACCCAACTCCCAATGATTCAATTGTCGTCCAAGGGGCGAGAGTCCATAATCTGCAAAATATTCACGTTCGTATACCACGTAACAAGATTACCGTCATCACCGGTCTCTCCGGGTCGGGTAAATCTTCTCTCGCATTTGACACAATCTACGCTGAGGGTCAGCGGCGCTATGTCGAGTCGCTTTCGTCTTATGCCAAGCATCTTTTTGGCACGTTGGAAAAACCCGACGTTGACTTGATTAGCGGACTCGTTCCAGCGATTGCAATTGATCAAAAAAACACTACCCGTTCGCCGCGCTCGACAGTTGGAACAATGAGTGAAATTTACGACTACTTGCGCTTGCTTTTTACGCGCCTTGGCAAGGCTAATTGTCCGACCTGCCTTGCAGAGTTAAAAAAAATTATCTTGCCAGAGTCAAACAAACCAGGTTTGAACTGTCTAAATTGCCAGAAAAATTTTCCTGAATTAACGCTTGGTTTATTTTCATTCAATAACCCTCAAGGGGCATGCCATGAGTGTCGCGGACTCGGGCAACGATCCGAGCTTGATCTTGAGCGCATTTTGCCAAATCCACGTCTAACTTTAGAAGAGGGAGCGATTCGCCCATGGGTGCGTTTGAGTAATAACGGACAGGGCATTGAGAAGGTGCTTAAACAGATTAAAATCACTACTCATATTCCAGTCAATGCCCCAGTTGGCAATTTAACGGTTCTGCAACGACAAACATTATTGTTTGGCGACGGGCAAGATTTCCCGGGCATAATACAAATTATTAACGAACGTTATATGAATACCGATTCAGCCTACGTTCGAACTGAAATTGAGAAATATATGGTCAAACGGCTTTGCCCGACTTGCAAAGGACAACGTCTAAAAAATGAGGCACTATGCGTGCGGGTTGGTGGTTTAACGATCAACCAAGTCGCCCAGCTAACAATCAGCGAGACTTTGAAATTTTTCCAAAATTTAATTCCAACGCTTAATCAGACCGAGCAAGTCTTGGCTGAAAATATTTTGCGCGAAATGAATTTGCGACTTCAGTATTTAACAAAAGTTGGCTTAGGCTACCTAACACTTGACCGAGGAGCAGAAACCCTAGCTGGCGGCGAAGCGCAACGAATTAGACTCGCGACGCAACTCGGGTCGGGGCTAACAGGCGTTCTCTATGTGCTCGATGAGCCTTCGATAGGCTTGCATCCTCAAGACATCAATCTATTAATTCAAATCTTAAAAGAATTAAGAGATCTAGGCAACACCTTAATCATTGTTGAGCATGACGAGCAGATTATCCGAGCGGCCGATTATTTAATCGACATCGGGCCTGGAGCTGGCAAAGAGGGTGGGCAGTTAGTCGCCGAAGGTAAGCCTGATGATTTTCTCGTGTCAAAAAATTCTTTAACCGCTCAATATTTGCGAGGTGAGAAAATGATTAAAATTCCAACTAAAAGGCAGGTCAAAACGAGCGCGTATCTCGAAATTATTGGAGCAAAAAATTTTAATCTCAAGGATATTACGGTGAAAGTTCCGCTTAAAGCATTGATATGCGTTACCGGAGTTTCGGGATCTGGCAAGTCAACACTTGTACAAGACACTTTGGCGGTGGCCCTTGCTAAACATTATCACCGCGCCTTAGCCGAGCCAGGCATCCATCAAAAAATCACAGGCCTTGAGAATCTTAATAAAGTGATTAGTGTCGATCAGTCGCCAATTGGTCGGACGCCGCGTTCTAACCCAGCAACTTATACAAATGTCTTTGGCGCGATCCGCGACCTTTTTGTCTCCACGGAGCTTGCTCAAAAGCGTCGGATAAGCGCCGGCCATTTTAGCTTTAACGTCCGCGGTGGACGGTGTGAAGTTTGCCGTGGGGAAGGTTCGATCCGCCACGAGATGCACTTTTTGCCAGACGTCTATGTTGTTTGCGAAACGTGTCGGGGTACGCGTTTTAAGCAGGAAATTCTCGATGTGCTTTACCGGGGCAGGAATATCGCTGAAGTGTTAACCATGACCGTTAAGACTGCTTGTGACTTTTTTGCTGATCAGCCGACAATCGCTGGCAAACTCGATGTTTTGGCGGCCGTTGGCCTAGGCTATTTGATACTAGGTCAGCCAGCCACTACTCTTTCTGGCGGCGAAGCGCAAAGAATCAAACTTGCTACGGAACTCGCACGGCATTCTTCAGGTTCAACTTTGTATATTCTCGATGAGCCGACAACCGGTTTGCATTTTGAAGACATTGCGCTTTTACTCCGCGTTTTACAGGCTTTAGTCGATAAAGGGAATACTGTTTTGGTGATCGAGCATAATCTCGACGTCATTAAATGCGCAGATTGGGTGATCGATCTCGGGCCAGGAGGCGGAGCCATGGGTGGGCAGATTGTGGCTGAAGGCACACCAAAACAGCTCTCAAAAAATAAAGCATCAATTACGGGAAAATATCTAAGCGACATTTTGGGCGTGCTATAA